A region from the Chitinophagaceae bacterium genome encodes:
- the xerD gene encoding site-specific tyrosine recombinase XerD, producing MTLIEQWNPFIQKYTIYIQFHRYFALNSIEAYTHDIRTLMQFLEYKQCFLQISEVEDIHIYNLLEHLNDELHISEATQARILSGLKSFFGYLLEEKDIKKNPLELIESPKVPRKLPDTLSYNEITQILESIDLSTKEGMRNRAMIEVLYASGLRVTELVSLTLQNVDMEIDFLRVVGKGNKERLVPLGSDAKKYIQIYKEHVRIHIPIQKKYQQYLFLNRRGGKLTRVMIFLIIKELAKKNSPHKTISPHTFRHSFATHLIEGGADLRAVQEMLGHESITTTEIYTHIDKEYLREIVNKYHPRK from the coding sequence ATGACCTTGATAGAACAATGGAACCCCTTTATTCAAAAATATACAATATATATCCAATTCCATAGATATTTTGCTCTCAACTCCATAGAAGCATACACACACGATATACGGACATTGATGCAATTTTTAGAATATAAACAATGTTTTTTGCAAATATCCGAAGTGGAAGATATACATATCTATAATTTATTAGAACACCTGAACGATGAACTACACATATCAGAGGCAACCCAAGCCCGCATCCTTTCCGGATTAAAATCATTCTTTGGATACCTCTTAGAAGAAAAAGATATAAAAAAAAATCCACTAGAACTGATAGAATCTCCCAAAGTACCAAGAAAACTCCCCGATACCCTTTCTTATAACGAAATTACACAGATACTCGAATCCATAGACCTCTCTACAAAAGAAGGTATGAGAAACAGAGCCATGATAGAAGTTCTCTATGCCTCCGGATTACGGGTCACCGAATTAGTATCTTTGACCTTACAAAATGTGGATATGGAAATTGATTTTTTAAGAGTTGTAGGGAAAGGAAATAAAGAACGATTAGTCCCATTAGGTTCTGATGCAAAAAAATATATCCAAATCTACAAAGAACACGTGAGAATCCATATCCCTATTCAAAAAAAATATCAGCAATATCTTTTTTTGAACAGACGAGGAGGAAAACTGACAAGAGTGATGATCTTCCTCATTATTAAAGAATTAGCAAAAAAAAATTCTCCTCATAAAACTATAAGTCCCCATACCTTTCGCCATAGCTTTGCTACACATCTCATAGAAGGAGGTGCGGATTTAAGAGCCGTACAAGAAATGTTAGGACACGAATCCATCACTACCACTGAAATCTATACGCATATAGACAAAGAATATCTGCGGGAAATAGTCAATAAATACCACCCAAGAAAATAG